Proteins from one Podarcis raffonei isolate rPodRaf1 chromosome 1, rPodRaf1.pri, whole genome shotgun sequence genomic window:
- the VWCE gene encoding von Willebrand factor C and EGF domain-containing protein isoform X4 — MPLCSFGCGSGFCIAPNVCSCRDGGQGITCQDVPGACGEYGCDLACNHGGCQEVARVCPLGFSMTETANGVRCADIDECLSASCEGLCVNTEGGFVCECGPGMQLSADRHSCQDTDECLATPCQHHCKNSMGSYRCSCHSGFYLHGNQHSCVDVNECRRLSEKRTCQHSCHNTLGSFICSCRPGYRLSVDRVSCEGFPKTSLAPSPILQSLQHPPTLLRLSPDSVAPAVPPRGSAPSRAPAPHMALRTPPPSRLLPTLPVLPPAASPTPSFPPPSSSLGAPILLKTARPSRMESPLPPSLLREEMTTFLPTSPSAPGVSSTALPSACWRGGTFHKNGSHWVEPGCLNCSCEGGQVLCGAVMCEVACSHPVPPMEGECCPSCTGCFYYGTARAEGDVFSLSEENCTICVCLGGNVSCISPECAPTPCPSSLQTDCCPCQPGTECHFRGQTYPEGAEFSLDGDDCTTCVCRQGEVECSFTPCPTLDCPRDDWLLAPGQCCFTCRKAAPMTGCFVDDNGVEFPIGQIWSPGDPCELCICQADGSVSCKRTECLETCPHPIRIPGQCCPDCSAGCTYAGRVFYNNETFPSVLDPCLSCICLLGSVACSPVDCVVFCTYPFHPEGECCPVCHDCNYKGRKVVNGHVFVPEGEPCIHCTCQLGEVSCEKRPCPGTCAEPFGPPTHCCPDCHGNEVPDDVALLEKSLANSHLEDGESKAGLQTFQRRSMDPMSERNCSFCTPIPTPASLGPDVHLAASNASAWEIVPTRPTAPENVDLHHTRPGGLIKLRFNWPPSAKPPSFQLGQSVTPQIRSGSPLPLANRPGNLRPSPTRPSSLGSLLTHPRLLFLITRTAGTPAPSNAVPASTPLTVANLTESTTTSFQPSDTHSLPLSPPTETLSPSSSRSPDSPRELQDGRPPHTTGSPMDQQTWGSSLALPPGGENNLRGTAP, encoded by the exons ATGC CACTTTGTTCCTTTGGCTGTGGAAgtggcttctgcattgctcccaATGTCTGTTCCTGCAGGGATGGAGGGCAGGGCATTACATGCCAAG ACGTTCCTGGTGCCTGTGGAGAGTATGGCTGTGACCTTGCTTGCAATCACGGAGGTTGTCAGGAGGTGGCGCGGGTGTGTCCGCTGGGGTTTTCCATGACTGAGACAGCCAATGGTGTACGCTGTGCAG ACATTGATGAGTGCCTGAGTGCCTCCTGTGAGGGACTTTGTGTGAACACAGAAGGTGGCTTTGTATGTGAATGTGGCCCAGGAATGCAACTCTCTGCTGACAGACACAGCTGTCAAG ATACTGATGAGTGCCTAGCAACACCCTGTCAGCACCACTGCAAGAACAGCATGGGCAGCTATCGATGTTCCTGTCATTCCGGCTTCTACCTGCATGGCAACCAGCACTCCTGTGTGG ATGTGAATGAATGCCGGCGACTCAGTGAGAAGCGAACCTGCCAGCACTCCTGTCACAACACGCTTGGGAGTTTCATATGCAGCTGTCGCCCAGGCTACCGGCTCAGTGTGGACAGAGTGTCTTGTGAAG GTTTTCCGAAGACCAGCCTGGCCCCGTCTCCCATCTTGCAGTCTCTCCAGCACCCGCCAACTCTCCTGCGCCTTTCTCCGGATTCTGTGGCTCCTGCCGTGCCCCCCAGGGGCTCTGCTCCATCCCGAGCACCCGCTCCCCACATGGCACTCAGGACCCCGCCTCCTTCCCGTCTCCTCCCCACTCTCCCTGTGCTCCCTCCTGCAGCTTCTCCCACCCCTTCATtccctccacccagttcctcccTTGGCGCACCCATCTTGCTAAAGACCGCCAGGCCCTCCAGGATGGAGAGCCCACTGCCGCCATCGCTGCTGCGGGAGGAGATGACGACGTTCCTTCCCACAAGTCCTTCTGCTCCAGGGGTTTCCTCCACAGCCCTGCCTTCTGCCTGCTGGCGTGGAGGGACTTTTCATAAGAATGGCAGCCACTGGGTGGAGCCAGGGTGCCTGAACTGCTCCTGTGAG GGTGGGCAAGTGCTGTGTGGAGCAGTGATGTGTGAGGTTGCCTGCTCCCACCCAGTTCCTCCAATGGAGGGGGAGTGCTGTCCTAGCTGCACAG GCTGTTTCTATTATGGGACCGCCAGAGCTGAGGGGGATGTCTTTTCTCTTTCTGAGGAGAACTGCACAATCTGCGTCTGCCTG GGAGGCAACGTATCCTGTATCTCTCCAGAATGTGCACCCACTCCATGCCCCAGTTCTCTTCAGACCGACTGCTGTCCCTGCCAGCCAGGTA CTGAGTGCCATTTCCGCGGCCAGACATACCCAGAGGGGGCTGAGTTCAGCCTGGATGGTGATGACTGTACCACCTGTGTGTGCAGG CAAGGTGAAGTTGAGTGCTCCTTCACTCCTTGTCCCACGCTGGACTGTCCCCGAGATGATTGGCTGTTGGCCCCAGGGCAGTGCTGCTTCACCTGCCGAAAGGCTGCACCCATGACAG GTTGCTTTGTGGATGACAACGGAGTTGAATTTCCAATTGGACAGATCTGGTCACCGGGTGATCCCTGTGAGTTATGCATCTGCCAG GCAGATGGCTCAGTGAGCTGTAAGAGGACAGAGTGTTTGGAGACATGTCCTCACCCAATCCGGATCCCTGGGCAGTGCTGTCCAGATTGTTCAGCAG GCTGCACCTATGCAGGAAGGGTCTTTTACAACAATGAGACATTCCCCTCTGTCTTGGACCCCTGCCTAAGCTGCATTTGTTTG CTAGGCTCTGTGGCATGTTCTCCTGTGGACTGTGTTGTCTTTTGTACATATCCTTTCCACCCAGAAGGAGAGTGCTGTCCAGTTTGTCATG ACTGCAATTACAAAGGGAGGAAAGTGGTGAATGGACACGTCTTTGTACCAGAAGGTGAACCCTGCATTCATTGTACTTGTCAG CTTGGAGAGGTGAGTTGTGAGAAGAGGCCCTGTCCAGGCACCTGTGCGGAGCCCTTTGGCCCCCCTACACATTGCTGCCCCGACTGCCATGGTAATGAAGTTCCAG ATGATGTGGCTTTGCTGGAGAAGAGCCTAGCCAATTCTCACTTGGAAGATGGAGAATCAAAGGCAGGCTTGCAAACCTTCCAGAGGCGTTCCATGGACCCAATGTCTGAGAGGAACTGCAGCTTCTGCACTCCCATTCCCACACCTGCTTCGCTTGGTCCTGATGTTCATCTTGCGGCAAGTAATGCAAGTGCTTGGGAGATCGTGCCAACGAGGCCAACGGCACCAGAGAATGTTGATCTCCATCATACCAGACCAGGAGGTCTCATCAAGCTGCGTTTCAATTGGCCACCAAGTGCCAAACCCCCTTCTTTTCAACTAGGCCAATCTGTGACTCCTCAGATAAGATCAGGGTCTCCTTTGCCACTTGCAAATAGGCCAGGAAACCTCAGGCCTTCTCCCACCAGGCCAAGCTCTCTTGGCTCTCTGTTGACTCATCCTCGGCTCCTTTTCCTCATCACAAGGACTGCTGGGACCCCTGCACCCTCCAATGCAGTTCCTGCCTCCACTCCGCTAACGGTAGCTAACCTCACAgagtccaccaccacctcctttcAGCCTTCAGATACCCACAGCCTTCCTCTGTCACCTCCAACAGAAACACTTTCCCCTTCATCCAGCCGCAGTCCAGACTCTCCTCGGGAACTTCAAGATGGCAGACCCCCACACACAACAGGTTCACCCATGGACCAGCAAACTTGGGGGAGCAGCCTTGCATTGCCCCCTGGTGGTGAGAATAACCTCCGTGGCACTGCTCCCTAG